One genomic window of Quadrisphaera setariae includes the following:
- a CDS encoding putative bifunctional diguanylate cyclase/phosphodiesterase encodes MASALVVVVSPFAVPGPVGASGAAIGYLALVVTAGLAIQRRLRRTQTEHQLWRGLRASLWAVVAGVLGVWAATAKALPEAVITAVLCAAVMAMMALTYLAVIRWTRPALGGRGVDPDHVVGTLCAVVVMTAGVQVLSHLLSGGSGLGFGTELPGVVAICANLVVIGVLAATNRGSLRRGDPRPLLMGTALFVVAAGTAVLVLTPIPLTPWALLVRLAWPLALVVCAGLPEVPRAHERQDVVISSVTGYAVLAVSLPVVAVALLQHMPWVAAVAGLAALACGGRLLLDVRELRQLVANRRSSFTDELTGLPNRRAVTALLVQALVQQRPVVVAVIDLTRFKEVNDSLGHAAGDVLLRTVAARLSGLLQPGEVVARLGGDEFVVVAPCDPDASPVVRAAVLGAAVVTCLDAPVQLSAVSVLVGASTGTAVWLPPSPSPTSAEDDDDPSELAARLLRAADTAMYDAKRSGGGWTAHDPARHGDTAGQLERVADLRVALAQRQLVLHHQPQVAATTGEPVGVEALVRWQHPALGLLGPAAFLDLAETHGLMGLLTEEVLRLGVEQQAVWRRAGLVTRMSVNLPASALRDVDLPRRVAELLAAHGVPASDLVLEVTESALLRDPERSSAVVQALRAAGARVSIDDFGTGYSSLARLRGLPVDELKLDASFTHGLLDDERARTIVGSTVSLAHALGLSVVAEGVEDPDTLACLVALGCDEIQGYLFARPMPADQLAVWWGAPGRAAAEVQPSPQGVMTPGRSWK; translated from the coding sequence GTGGCGTCAGCGCTCGTCGTCGTCGTGAGCCCCTTCGCGGTGCCGGGACCGGTCGGCGCCAGCGGCGCCGCCATCGGGTACCTCGCCCTGGTGGTCACCGCGGGCCTCGCGATCCAGCGGCGGCTGCGGCGCACGCAGACCGAGCACCAGCTGTGGCGCGGGCTCCGCGCGTCGCTGTGGGCGGTCGTCGCGGGCGTCCTGGGGGTCTGGGCCGCCACGGCCAAGGCGCTGCCGGAGGCGGTCATCACCGCGGTGCTGTGCGCCGCGGTGATGGCGATGATGGCGCTGACGTACCTGGCGGTCATCCGCTGGACTCGGCCCGCCCTGGGCGGCCGCGGGGTCGACCCCGACCACGTGGTCGGCACCCTCTGCGCCGTCGTCGTGATGACGGCGGGCGTGCAGGTCCTCTCGCACCTGCTCAGCGGCGGCAGCGGTCTCGGCTTCGGCACCGAGCTGCCCGGCGTGGTCGCCATCTGCGCCAACCTCGTGGTGATCGGCGTGCTCGCCGCCACCAACCGCGGCTCCCTGCGCCGCGGAGACCCGCGCCCCCTCCTCATGGGCACCGCGCTGTTCGTCGTGGCCGCCGGCACGGCCGTGCTGGTGCTGACCCCCATCCCCCTGACCCCGTGGGCGCTGCTGGTGCGGCTGGCCTGGCCGCTGGCGCTGGTGGTCTGCGCCGGGCTCCCGGAGGTGCCGCGCGCTCACGAGCGCCAGGACGTGGTCATCAGCAGCGTCACCGGCTACGCGGTCCTGGCGGTGTCGCTGCCCGTCGTCGCCGTCGCCCTGCTCCAGCACATGCCGTGGGTGGCAGCTGTCGCGGGCCTCGCCGCGCTCGCCTGCGGGGGCCGGCTGCTGCTCGACGTGCGCGAGCTGCGGCAGCTGGTCGCCAACCGCCGCTCCTCCTTCACCGACGAGCTCACCGGCCTGCCCAACCGCCGCGCCGTGACGGCGCTGCTGGTGCAGGCGCTCGTGCAGCAGCGCCCCGTGGTGGTGGCGGTGATCGACCTGACGCGCTTCAAGGAGGTCAACGACTCCCTCGGCCACGCCGCCGGAGACGTGCTGCTGCGCACCGTGGCTGCCCGCCTGAGCGGTCTGCTGCAGCCCGGTGAGGTGGTGGCCCGCCTCGGCGGCGACGAGTTCGTGGTGGTGGCCCCGTGCGACCCCGACGCCTCCCCCGTCGTCCGCGCCGCTGTGCTCGGGGCCGCCGTGGTGACGTGCCTCGACGCACCGGTGCAGCTGAGCGCCGTGAGCGTGCTGGTGGGGGCGAGCACCGGCACCGCCGTCTGGCTGCCGCCGTCGCCCTCCCCCACCTCCGCTGAGGACGACGACGACCCGTCCGAGCTGGCGGCACGGCTGCTGCGCGCCGCCGACACGGCGATGTACGACGCCAAGCGCTCCGGTGGCGGGTGGACGGCCCACGACCCGGCTCGCCACGGAGACACCGCCGGCCAGCTGGAGCGCGTGGCGGACCTGCGCGTGGCGCTGGCCCAGCGGCAGCTCGTGCTCCACCACCAGCCGCAGGTGGCCGCGACCACAGGAGAGCCCGTGGGGGTGGAGGCGCTCGTGCGCTGGCAGCACCCCGCGCTCGGGCTGCTCGGCCCCGCGGCGTTCCTCGACCTCGCCGAGACGCACGGCCTCATGGGCCTGCTCACCGAGGAGGTCCTGCGGCTCGGGGTGGAGCAGCAGGCGGTGTGGCGGCGCGCCGGGCTGGTCACGCGGATGTCGGTGAACCTCCCCGCCAGCGCCCTGCGCGACGTCGACCTGCCGCGCCGCGTGGCCGAGCTCCTGGCCGCGCACGGCGTGCCCGCCAGCGACCTCGTGCTCGAGGTGACGGAGTCGGCGCTGCTGAGAGACCCCGAGCGCTCCAGCGCGGTGGTGCAGGCGCTGCGGGCCGCCGGGGCCCGGGTGAGCATCGACGACTTCGGCACCGGCTACTCCTCCCTCGCCCGCCTGCGCGGACTCCCCGTGGACGAGCTGAAGCTGGACGCGTCCTTCACCCACGGCCTGCTGGACGACGAGCGGGCCCGCACGATCGTCGGGAGCACGGTCTCCCTCGCCCACGCGCTCGGGCTCAGCGTGGTGGCCGAGGGCGTGGAGGACCCCGACACGCTGGCGTGCCTGGTGGCCCTGGGCTGCGACGAGATCCAGGGGTACCTCTTCGCCAGGCCGATGCCGGCCGACCAGCTGGCCGTCTGGTGGGGCGCGCCAGGGCGCGCTGCCGCCGAGGTGCAGCCGTCCCCTCAAGGAGTGATGACACCCGGTCGATCATGGAAGTGA